From one Musa acuminata AAA Group cultivar baxijiao chromosome BXJ2-6, Cavendish_Baxijiao_AAA, whole genome shotgun sequence genomic stretch:
- the LOC135613685 gene encoding transcription factor ILI5-like, whose protein sequence is MSGRRSRISEEEIKELISKLRFLLPETRRQGGSRASAAKLLQETCNYIESLHRDVDNLSDRLTELMATMDISSAQAEIVRSLLRS, encoded by the exons ATGTCTGGCAGAAGGTCCAGGATCTCAGAGGAGGAGATCAAGGAGCTAATCTCGAAGCTCCGATTTCTTCTTCCCGAAACCCGCCGTCAAGGCGGAAGCAGA GCTTCAGCTGCAAAACTACTACAGGAGACATGCAACTACATCGAGAGCCTGCACCGGGACGTCGACAATCTTAGCGACCGCCTGACGGAGCTGATGGCGACCATGGACATCAGCAGCGCGCAGGCTGAGATCGTGCGGAGTCTCCTCCGCTCCTGA